Part of the Nicotiana sylvestris chromosome 5, ASM39365v2, whole genome shotgun sequence genome is shown below.
GCTTCGATAAGCATACCGACCCCGCCGAGGCTCCTCgattatcagagtacaacttcagcaTAGATGCGTCGGGGGTTGTCTCAGCTATTGGGAGAATCAAAGACACCAAGTGGCCCAGGCATATACagaccgatccttctcaaagaaaCCCGAACTTAATGTGCAAGTATCATTGCACATATGGTCAAAGAACCGAAGACTGCAGGTAGCTAAGGGAAGAAGTGGCTCGGGTGTTCAacgagggccaccttcgagaattcctaagtgatcgggctaagaatcacttcagggagacagatgcaaggaaaaatgagcaaaaaGAACCACAACATGTGATCCACATGATCATCGACGGAGTCGATGTCCCTCAACGACCTGTATTCAAGCACACCAAAGTATcaatcaccagagaaaaatggGCTCAGAGCTATGTGCCCGAGGATGTCTTATCATTCTATGACGAGGAAGtagaaggcatatctcagcctcacaacgacggTCTAATAATCTCTAtccttttgaataaaattcaagttcaacatgttttagtggatccagatAGCTCAACAAACATAATCAGATTGAGGGTCGTGGAACAACTTGGCCTGCAAGATCAGATTGTACCTGCATCCCGGGTCCTAGATGGCTttaacatggcaagcgaaacaacaaaGGGAGAGATTATCCTGCCAGTAAACGTAGTCGGGACCATACAAGATACAAAGTTctatgtcatcgaaggtgacatgaggtacaacgcgctcctcgggagaccatggatacacaacatgagggtagtGCCTTCAACTCTTCACCAGATAATGAAGTTCCCAACAGAGGAAGGAGTGAAACAGTCTACAGAGAGCAACATGCTGCAAAGGATATGTTTGCGATCGAGGAAGTGGTGCTGATACCAGAGCCTTCAACCTCGGAGAAATCGAGCATCAGAGGTAAACAggcggccaaatagcaatcaccgcctCCAGCCTCGATGGAATCAGAGCAACAGGTAATCGAAGACTAAgatgaggatttccttactcTGCGAACCTTCGTCATTCCCGAAGAATCTGATGCAACCAAATCAACTATCGAGGAGCTGGAGCAGGTCTTTTTGATCGAATACATGCCCGagagaaaggtatacctgggaacgggattgacccccgaactcaggaaaaaactcattcaatttcttattgataatatggattgctttTCTTGGTCCCATTTAAATATGACAGGGATTCCACCAGAAATCATAACGCATTGGCTAATCACCGATCTCAGGTTCAAACCGATGAAGCAAAAAATGAGGCCTCAAtccgaggtaaagcatgcttTCATAAAGGACGAGttaaccaaacttcttaaaatagtaTCTATACGGGAGATAAAGTACCTCgagtggttagccaatgtagttctaGCTcctaaaaaagaaaacaaacttagaatgtgtgtagactataaagacttgaacaaagcatgtccaaaagattcttttccactacccaacatcgatcgtatgatcgatgccacagctggccacgagatcctaacttttctcgacgcctactccgggtacaatcagattcagaTGAACCCGGGGGACCACGAAAAAACTTCGCTTATTACTAAATTTGGGACttattgttacaatgtaatgcccttcgggctaaaaaaatgCAGGAGatacataccaacgcctagttaaaatgtttgaagaacaaataggtaaaataatgaaattttacattgatgatatgttggttaagtggATAAAGATGTCACATATCTTTTGATTTATTTAAGCTTACAATATTCCATTCAACGAGAACCGGATTCAAGATTAGAAATAAGTCCATTGCTttaattcattttcttttctttttccgaactttttgctagctttgaaACATGGGCCGAAAGATTTATAAATTCTTATAACGATCTTAAGTTAGTATACAATAATAACTTGGTTCTAAGTCAAACATTATACTAGATATTTAGTGATTTCATATTATAATAGTAGGGTCTAAACAAATGCCGTTGGTTCACATGAACACATAACTTAGAAGCTAGGTCCGAATGCATTTAATGTGTGTGTCTAATCTTTTTTTCTAAAACGCATAAAAAATGTGTGCCTCCTTTGATAACGTGCTAAATATTATGAATCatctatctaaaaatttaaattattaaaaaaaatcatattaGGGACGACAGGGGTAGGGGAAGCGACTTTATTCGGGGCAGGTGTCGTGTTAGATCTAAGTTTTAATAATGAAAAATTAGCATCTCTTTAATTGCAGGTACATTCCAGAAGCATAGGAGGAAAAGACAATAATCAAGGAAGATTAAGATCTCCAAGAATCTGCAAACCTATGCTAAGGAAAACGAGAAAGGAATAACAAAAATAAGGGGAGATCAAGATCGCTAAGAGTGTGCCTAAACTATCAATCAAGTCACTGATGCGAAAATTACCATCGCTAAGAATCCGCTTGAAATATCAATCAAGATGTTGAAGATCCACCCGTTGAAGGAAGGATGTCAATTTCCGTCATTGAAGGATTAATTAATGGAAGCTCCACATTATTCTTGGAAGGAATCATCATTCAAGATTCATTCCAATGATCAATTCCTTTGGGTTTGCAATCTCTCAAGATCCGCCTCAATCAAGAACCAAAACAGATCCCTTAAGTTATATTTATACTTAGAAACCAAGAGAAGaaatatactttgatcgaaccaaccTCAAGCTCTTTGTTCTACTATAAGCAGGCATTGTAGCCTGGGCTAGATTTAATGGGTAATTAGTGGAAGGGGAAAAAAAGAGAAACATATCGGTGAGGCATTATATCAAAAACATAAAGAGTGTATTTAGTAATGAAAAACTGTCGGTGTTCTTGATTACATCAACTCACTTGTACGAAAGATTTCAAGGAGCTTTGAAGAGAGAACCCTCTCACAACCCAAGGGGAGTAAATTGGGATTCACATTGAATATGAACCAGTATAAAATTATTCGGTGTCACTTACTTTCTACACATTACCTTTTGTCTTTACTATTTACTTCGCATCAATTTCTAGTCGACTAATTGGTAAACTAGTCAACTACTTAGTTATAAACGGAAAAACGACAATTCACTCTTGTCTTGTACTTTCACGCGGGACGTATTTATTTAAGTCTCGAAGAGGAAGAAAGAGATCTCTAATTTTTCAAGAAGTTCAAAGTAACAGAAATTTTAGGATTACTCACTTTCCCGCCATTAAAACAAGAAATGATAATAGTAAGTCTAAGTGGAGTCTTATCACGATTGACATCTTAAAAATATGTATCAAATAGGATGATAAAGTGTCAATTTCCATTTTGAAAATGAAAGGATAAAGGTGTTTGTGAGAGTGGCGACACTTGCTTCACTAAGTTAAGATCCATTATGCATGCACTATTTTGTTGTGTGATTTTACAAACTCGTCTTAATTCATTTCTTGATATTTATTTTAAACAAAACTttcatttcttttaattaaatttCAACCTTCGTAGAACCTTTCAACTCGTCTCGATGGAGACTGATGTGTAGCTAGGGGTGTAATGGGCGGGTTGGATTGATTGGGTGGGTCAAAATGGGCAGATTGGACTGCGAGTTAAAATGGGTCGAATCAATAAATGGGCGGATCATTAACATGTAAAAAGTTaggaaaaatgacattgtatagccgctataaaaataatagctgaaaaattatgtatacaatatatatatatatatatatatatatatatatatatatatatatatatatatatattatgttatatacaaaaattatacaaattttatacagtTTTTTGACTACCAGATTTATATAGTTTCTCGCgtgggctaaaagtgataataccgggagaaattcaaaaatatccagatttacaagtggtcatttaaaaatagccacagtttcaaaagtcatcaaaatttagccacttttcatgtaaagataaatctgaacgaaaacactgttcaaaatccgaaaaatactccaacataatatactggaactccagtatatcaTACTGGAGCaagcaaagtatatcggtccagcataatatgctggaagttcatacacatgtgcaccgaactccagtatattatccTGGACCGGTcactgttgcagcaaaatagtggttattttttaatgacttggcAAACACTGGCTATTTCTGAATGAcgagtccgaaaactggctagcccgtgctattttaacgATAATACCACAAAAAGCTACTTGAGCTAAAATTGGCTAGGTCAAGATGAGCTAAAATTTGAGTCATAACCCAATCCACCCAACTCTTACCTAACTTTAATAAATGTGTATTGTTTCTTATGaattttttaattaccaaataAGACTATTTTTCGTTTGTCATGGTCATATATAAAATATCAACTAAAaaagaattatttttaaaatatttagtaAAGTTGCTCATGGATCAATTTGAACTAAAAATCAATGCAACTTTAAATGAGCtgaatgtaaggccccgtgaaatttctaCTCCAAAAACTCGAAAGCTCGTAGTACCAAATTAGGAATAATGTGCATTAAAAGTGCGTTTCTGCgatccattatgcgatcgcataatagctatgcggaccgcatagtcgccgcagagtcagacagtttgatggttaatttgaggtcaactatgcggccaattatgcgattgcataatcaatatgcgggttgcatagtcatcgcataatctccttggaatttttgtaagaggcagttctgcggtgcattatgcgaccgcagaacaggtatgcggaccgcatttttgTCGCATACCCGGATAATTTGTTTAGGTTTTTGGGGCCATTTTTCCGATCCCTAttgcgggccgcatgtccattatACAATCACATATTtcgtcggggctcctatttttttaacttttaaaacccgacctcATCCCATTAAAAATACTCCATTAGACCCCTTTTATGTTATTTTGCTGCAAATAAAGTGAGAGAGGGAGTTCTAGAGAGAGAGGGAGttctagagagagagagggtgatcttcatcaagtccccactcaatccttgcctaaactcttgaagattatcaagtaaaaCTGCTAGAccttcaccccaagaggtaagaacttgagctCTAGCCTTTGGTTTCGAAATTCACACTAGAGTGAGTAATTAGCTcgggggttcatgggtataaaaatgaattttcttgcatgcataaaagataatagggtatggggaggttgtgaacttaaaagatagcaattggggtgtaaaATAATGAAAATCTCTTACAAAAGGGTCCTATAATCACAATGCACACCTAATGCTTGATaatgtgctcaaatgagctagaatcttaatcatgtctctaattcttggttcaatttgtaattttcataaaatttattgaagttgctaagagtcccggaattttgtaagaatttaaagAAATCTTTGTTGAGGTATGTATGGTTAAAAACCCCTcatattagaaattgagctccgttggtacatgtgcaaatgtggtaagactgaaaaCTTGATTGATGTATTGGTTGTTACTTCACAtgaattggttttgaaattatatatatacatgaaaggtGTGCCTCAATGTGTGTAATGTACTATTCTCGATATTTAAAGATGTGCAAAGAATATGAACCATGTATTGAAATGCCTAGACTTCACGTCAAGATTAAAACTGAGATTGTTGTGCCAACTATGTAAAATCTTACCTATACTTACAAGttgaattgcttttgtatgtgcttGTGGTCCCAACTTGCAAAGTTAACATTGAAAATAGAAATGATGtaataattgtggccctaagtgcctatgaaataatatatgtgaaataaaagattgaaacgagatgattaatgagaaaggaacaacgccccggtaaggcggcctagccgatcgggacgtgatcggacgccatgccgcacacatggtggtattgtgctgatattgaattccggaaaGGGAGAAtaagattgtgattgaagtacatgtctcaaatgaggcaacctagccgatcaggtcgtgatcggactccgctctaGAAAGCAGTGGTATAATGAGTGATGATGGATAGAATGAAgtgccccaaactaaagctatggaaattatgcgAAAGATTATATGATTCttgtatttgatgatgtggtgttcgGTTAAAAGCTTTCGATTGTCTCTATGTGATTTCCTTGTTCTTGTATAATAGTTCTTTCTAATAatatggtgtttagttatacatactagtactattccatggtactaacgccccttttgccgggggcgctgcatttttaaatgaatgtaggtggctccatagcggatagtgccgatcgcgcgtagcagagtatcctcctctcaaagccttggtgagcccctttctcctttaaggggttatgttgtacatcttttgttgtagatatccacttttgaggtatagccggggccttgttgccggcgttgtcaTAATTATCTtctgtatccttagaggctccgtagacgtttgtgtgggttatgtacgggtgttggatgaGTCTATGAACTATGTTATAAATCTAAACTCTTGTTTCTCTAGATTGTAACTGGATGGAACCGTGGAAACTTAACTACAGTTTAAgattgtgatataaaatgaactatcaatgttgaatgtacaacctttcctattgtctaaataaacgaaagcatgatttccttaatcatattgagttgggtagaaagtgtttgataagccttgctcagttgggttcactccaTTGAGCGCCGGtcacgcctcccgaggttggggcgtgacactgAAATGTGCTGGGACAAGATGGGCCGAGTTCAAACATGGGCGGGTCAATGAACAACCCAACCTTGGGCGGATTTGACGGGTTAAATGGGTTTGGGGGTCAAATTGTCACTCCTATGTGTAGTTAATCTAGCGTCGCAATGCTCACcgcataaaatataaaaaatgagtAAACAATCTTTCGGAAATGTGATTAGATAAAATAATCATACTAAATTTTAAAACTATATCTAAAAATATTCTTAGAAAATTTCTTCAAAGTCGATTTAAGAAAATGGTCCAAACGTCACTTTATAGACACAACTAAGATGATAGAGATTATAACAAAGTCACTTGCACAATTTGATTAAGTTTTACCTCAACAACTCTAATGAATCTGCTAGGACTAGTTTTCCAAGATCGAAACTCTTGGTATCATTGGCTTCAATTCTAGACTTCTAGTTAGGCTTGCTAATTGATTTCCAGAACAAATAAAGTTGAGTTGAGAAAATGATTTTCACCCTTTTGTCCAGCGTTGTTAGTGATATTTTAATCACTAACTGGTAAAAGTCGAGATACCCTTTAGTGAGGAAACACTTAACACTCAACAGTCAACATAATAGATGGACAATGCTTTTCCTCAATTTCTTTTTGGTACTAGcttcagaaaaaaagaaaaagagaaagatcaACTTATCAACCCAATGTGGTCAGATATATCATTTTCTTTGTAATTTGACTTCTGAGGTCAAATTAACTAATTTTACAAGGCAAAATGAATTGGAGttctgaaaagaaaaaaaatgacaataaaaaattataaattacTACGTGATATGTTATATCTTTCACAGTTACTGATTATATTCCAGAATAGCTAAAACAACAGTTCAACGGTAAATCATGAAATTCAACCTTCAAAATCAAACCCAGTAGCACGAAATGGATCAAGGAAGCAGATATTTATactaaatttttcttaaaatattttttttacaaagtACCGTTAAACTTAATTGTTCATATAATACATATCTGCTTGATTTGTTCAGCCTTTAATCGATATGCCTTTAACCTCAACAAAATCATCATCTAAATTACGAGAGAAACTTCCAACTTCCTTTCTATGTTAAATTCTTAATCTCTATACCGTAGGAACAAATAAAAATGGAGAGACACCCTCTATTAAGCCAAGATATGGACAGTATAAGCAGGGGCGGAACTTGTAAGAAAGAAGGGGGTTCAATTGATTCCCCTTTGTCGGGAAACTATACTTAGCAAATAGGGTAAAAATAGAAGTTTTTGGTTATATATAAAATGTTGAAAAGTTGCTTTAGGTTACAAGTTCCAATCCCAACTATGTCATTCTAGTATTTTCTTTTAATCCCCTTACATCAGTTTCTGGCTCCACCACTAAGTATAAGTACCATTAGGTTTCTGTGGCAAGTATGCCAGACACAGTCATCGGTCCAAAAGAATTTCATCATCAATCACCATAAAAGAAGCATCTAATCAGGATTGTACAGCAGGCGGCATTTTTATTAAGAACATTTATTCTGGAGACAGATAGGCCATGACATTTCTGGAGGAGGGGGAATAGAACTTTGAAGGAGTGGATATGGAATTAGAGCTACAGATTTTAACAAAAAATTATAACACTGAACCTGACAAAAAGATACAATGAAGAATCTTACCATTCAGCACTTGCTCCGATATCAAAGAGGTTACTACACCGAACACGTTGTTCATCGTGGTCTTCGCATTTTTATGTTTACAGGAATTTCCTTGTATGACTGGACCTTCTTAGCTGCCTCCCTTGATGGCCTACGCAGAGATGATATTCCAAACTGTACAGGTTCAAACCTCAATAAAGGATTGCACTCTAGACCATCAGATGATATGCTAATGGAATTCAAACCATTTTCTAGCACTGGATCACTTGTTGGAGGGTGCAGAGCACATTTGTCTTGTACATCGAAAGAAACTTCATTGAGTTTCAGCGCCTCAGGGTTAAGCCGAGCAGATTGCCTCCTTATACAAGGTCTGCAAAGACAACAAATTCGCTAGGAGAATTCTCTTACCAATGTTTAGTATCTGAACATTACAGAAACCAACAATATATTATTCAGGTTAATACGCACAGCCTAACCTTTTGTTTTCCGCCTTATCCTTAAATTGAACTTGCTCACAAGAGCCCACACCTATGTGTCAGAGGTGGGGAAATAATATAAAACAATAGTTCCTAAGTACTTATTGACAACAAATATCAGATCAAACCAGAGGTTACACTCACTCTTCGACCGAGGCCTTCTTTTGAGATTTATAGCTTTCTCATCATCTCCATTTCCTAACAAAAGATCTCCTGTCTCCTCACACTTCATGGATTTCACCTTTGAATGGTAACAGCAAAACAGTAAATTAACACCAACTCTACGACATTACTGCATTACGACAATTTGTTTATGTACCTCATCATTCAGATTTTGGCACATATTTGTTCTTGGTTGCTCCTGATTAACAAAGAAAACTTCCTTggtcaaaaagaaagaaatgacATATTTCTAAGCAAAAAAAATTTGAATACTTTAAACTGTATTCACCTCTGCTTCAAAATTTCTAGCCTTAAGTAAACCCTTTGTGCATCCAAGTTCATGTTGTAATGCTTTTAGCTGATATCAGCCAAATACCACTTACATCAGCTTATAGAGAAATCGAACCTTAAAAGAATATCAGGTGAAAGCATCAGATTGCTTACCCTATCTTTATTTGAATTTAGTTCCtgaggggaaaagaaaaaaagaaaaccgAATAGTTTTAGCACCATGAAAGGAAATCAAATGTTCAGTTAACGAAACAAAACCCTGAAAGGCTTGGAAACGGGAAGAGCAAACAAACCGCAAGCATTTTACTGTTTGCTTGAGCAAGCTGCTTGTTCTGTTGCTGCATTTTCTGCACATTAGTTCTCAGTTTCTCTATCTCTACTCCAGTTATTTCAATGATTTTGCTATGGAGAACAAGAGTCAAGGAACAGTGCAACGAATAACAAGTATAAGGCATGAATACTATTACAAAGCACAAAAGGCAACCTACAACTATTTCACACAAAAATAGTACAAAAACAGTAAAGCAAATGTCGTTCATCTGCAAATAAAGGATACTTTCTTTCTGCTAATATCTTCATCAACACCAAATTTTCCTGGATCAAATTTCCCATGAAGTAAACTAAGCGAAACTAAAGCTAAGTCCATACATTTATTAAACACAATAACCCAGTAAACAAACACAAAAAGTGTACCTTCTGGATCATTTCTATATACTCTTTAGAAGCAGTTGGGATATGTTCTGGCTTCTTATCTTCGCTAGTGAATCTCTTTCGCAGCGGTAAGTTGCTGATATCACCAAGCTTTTTTCTTGGAGTATTCACCAAATTAGCCTCCATTGCTTTTCCTACTTTTGCTTAATTCACCAATTTCCCCTTTAAGCAGTGGTGGAGCTAAGTGGAGGAAAGCGAATTCAATTAAATCCCTTTGTCAACAATTTATACTATGCAAATAggaaaaaacattttttttgatTACATATAAGCTGTTGAATTCCTTGATATTAGGAAAAAGTCTAGTCAAGTGACATAGGGTTCAAAAATTGCTTTAGATCACACATTCAAATTCTATACTTgacattatattatttttgtaatcACCTTATAAATTATTGGCTTCGCCATTCCCTTTAAGAACCCTAGTTTCTTCGCAAGAAACAAAATATCCTTTACTTTTACAACTAAATTCAACTCTTTAACAGCAGAGAATCTAATAACTACGGTTAAATCaataattagaatttggaagCTTGAATAATTAGAGCTATTTTGTAAATAAATTCAACATTTATGGCTGAAATTCACAACATAAGATAATTGTTTAATCATTTATAATAAGCAATAAGAACTCAAATAAAAATCCTGAAAATAGGAATGCGAATTATGGCTTTAGTCAAATTTAGGAATGGAAGAGGGAACTTACAACTCGATTTCGCCGGAGAGAGATTTG
Proteins encoded:
- the LOC104242323 gene encoding SHUGOSHIN 2-like isoform X2 — its product is MEANLVNTPRKKLGDISNLPLRKRFTSEDKKPEHIPTASKEYIEMIQKENLVLMKILAERNKIIEITGVEIEKLRTNVQKMQQQNKQLAQANSKMLAELNSNKDRLKALQHELGCTKGLLKARNFEAEEQPRTNMCQNLNDEVKSMKCEETGDLLLGNGDDEKAINLKRRPRSKSVGSCEQVQFKDKAENKRPCIRRQSARLNPEALKLNEVSFDVQDKCALHPPTSDPVLENGHQGRQLRRSSHTRKFL
- the LOC104242323 gene encoding shugoshin-1-like isoform X1; its protein translation is MEANLVNTPRKKLGDISNLPLRKRFTSEDKKPEHIPTASKEYIEMIQKENLVLMKILAERNKIIEITGVEIEKLRTNVQKMQQQNKQLAQANSKMLAELNSNKDRLKALQHELGCTKGLLKARNFEAEEQPRTNMCQNLNDEVKSMKCEETGDLLLGNGDDEKAINLKRRPRSKSVGSCEQVQFKDKAENKRPCIRRQSARLNPEALKLNEVSFDVQDKCALHPPTSDPVLENGLNSISISSDGLECNPLLRFEPVQFGISSLRRPSREAAKKVQSYKEIPVNIKMRRPR